Proteins encoded together in one Myxocyprinus asiaticus isolate MX2 ecotype Aquarium Trade chromosome 9, UBuf_Myxa_2, whole genome shotgun sequence window:
- the rgs4 gene encoding regulator of G-protein signaling 4, producing MCKGLAALPATCLKSAKDIKHKIGFLLQKPDPQEQKALKEKAKATVVNRISPVETEKWKTSFSNLIKNDVGRNAFAAFLQSEFSQENIEFWEACEDFKQTSVCKMDTKARKIFEQYVEADSPKEVNLDSSTRENTRKNLESCDGSCFDEAQSKIFTLMEKDSYRRFLKSQLFLELSQPPMDNKPCDLDKRGKQNISDHSQCLPSYA from the exons ATGTGTAAAGGGCTTGCCGCCCTCCCTGCAACATGCTTGAAAAG CGCCAAGGATATAAAGCATAAGATTGGCTTCCTGCTTCAAAAGCCAGACCCTCAAGAACAGAAGGCTTTGAAAGAGAAGGCAAAGGCCACAGTGGTGAACAG AATCTCGCCTGTTGAAACTGAGAAATGGAAAACATCATTCAGCAACCTGATTAAAAATGATG TTGGTCGGAATGCTTTCGCTGCCTTTTTACAGTCCGAATTTAGTCAAGAGAACATTGAATTCTGGGAGGCTTGTGAGGATTTTAAGCAGACATCAGTGTGCAAGATGGACACGAAAGCTAGAAAGATATTTGAGCAATATGTTGAGGCTGATTCACCGAAAGAG GTGAATTTAGATTCTTCCACCAGAGAGAATACTAGAAAGAATTTGGAAAGCTGTGATGGATCCTGCTTCGATGAGGCTCAGAGTAAGATCTTCACCCTCATGGAAAAGGATTCATACAGGCGCTTCCTGAAATCCCAACTGTTCCTGGAACTGTCTCAACCACCAATGGACAATAAACCTTGTGATTTAGACAAAAGAGGAAAGCAAAATATTTCTGACCACAGTCAGTGCCTGCCAAGTTATGCCTAA